From Candidatus Zixiibacteriota bacterium, one genomic window encodes:
- a CDS encoding DUF2249 domain-containing protein, giving the protein MSNQTVTLDIRPVPVREKHPTIFRTFDALGPGETLLLINDHDPRPLYYQFAAERAGEFDWSYVEQGPETWKVEIQKKGDSRRGAEALGHGHVEHHHFEKATEVLKHEHRVIERVLAVVQKLADTSRPFAAGPWQNAVEFIRGFADRCHHLKEEQLLFPLLEKHGIPREGGPIGMMLIEHEEGRRYVRAMAEALALAETDPEGAKGALVQNARAYLRLLRDHILKEDEILFNMADGSLTAEEQKQLVREFEEHEEKEVGAGVHEKYLTLVQELERACA; this is encoded by the coding sequence ATGAGCAATCAAACGGTGACGCTCGACATCCGGCCGGTTCCGGTCCGGGAAAAGCATCCGACCATCTTCCGCACGTTCGACGCCCTCGGGCCGGGGGAAACGCTTTTGCTGATCAACGACCACGATCCCAGGCCGCTCTATTATCAGTTCGCCGCCGAACGCGCGGGCGAGTTCGACTGGAGCTACGTCGAGCAGGGGCCGGAGACCTGGAAAGTGGAAATCCAAAAGAAAGGGGACTCGCGCCGGGGAGCGGAGGCCCTCGGGCACGGCCATGTCGAGCACCATCATTTCGAAAAGGCGACCGAGGTCTTGAAGCACGAGCACCGGGTGATCGAGCGGGTGCTTGCGGTCGTGCAAAAGCTCGCGGACACTTCGCGCCCGTTCGCCGCCGGCCCGTGGCAAAACGCGGTGGAGTTCATCCGCGGCTTCGCCGACCGTTGTCACCATCTGAAGGAGGAGCAGCTGCTCTTCCCCCTCCTGGAAAAGCACGGCATCCCTCGGGAAGGCGGGCCGATCGGCATGATGCTCATCGAGCACGAGGAAGGCCGCCGATACGTTCGGGCGATGGCCGAAGCCCTGGCGCTCGCGGAGACCGATCCGGAGGGTGCGAAAGGAGCGCTGGTTCAGAACGCCCGCGCCTACCTCCGGCTGCTCCGGGATCACATTCTCAAGGAGGACGAGATCCTCTTCAACATGGCCGACGGGAGCTTGACGGCGGAAGAGCAGAAACAGCTCGTGAGGGAGTTCGAGGAGCACGAGGAAAAGGAAGTCGGCGCGGGAGTGCACGAAAAGTACCTCACCCTGGTTCAAGAGCTGGAACGCGCTTGCGCTTGA
- a CDS encoding metal-sulfur cluster assembly factor, protein MPLDRETILEALKSVYDPEIPVDVVNLGLIYEVRAEAGQVYVKITTTAPGCPVANWIAAQIKNVIRRLAEAELSRTGAPIPEIVVETVYDPPWDMSRVSEEGRRMLGWA, encoded by the coding sequence ATGCCGCTCGACAGAGAAACGATCCTCGAGGCGCTGAAAAGCGTTTACGATCCCGAAATCCCGGTCGACGTCGTGAACCTGGGCTTGATTTACGAGGTCCGGGCGGAAGCCGGGCAGGTGTACGTCAAGATAACGACGACCGCCCCCGGCTGTCCGGTGGCGAACTGGATCGCAGCCCAAATCAAGAATGTAATCCGCAGATTGGCCGAGGCCGAGCTTTCCCGCACGGGGGCGCCGATCCCGGAGATCGTGGTCGAGACGGTATACGATCCGCCGTGGGACATGAGCAGGGTGAGCGAGGAAGGAAGGCGAATGCTGGGCTGGGCCTAG